The genomic region TCTAAAATCACTGGGGGCCAAGCTCAGTCACGGAATAATACCTTTCCAGTTGGAGCTTGCAAGTTTGCCGTAGGCTTTATTGCTGATATTGGGTGTGCTTGGGGGACTATTGGCTGTGCTGAAGACAGTGCTCTAGCTCTTTGCTGTGAAACAATTGGTGGAGCAGGGGCCCTGGCTTCTCCAGGCATAGGTCTTACACCCTGAATAAGAGGTTGTGTAGCCGTTTGAATATTAGTTGGTGGTAGTAGGGGTGAGGGTGAGGCTAGAGCACGTGCTTTTCCTGATAAAGGGCGAGTACCTGGAATAAGATGAGTTGTAGCCATTTTAGGAATAGTAGGCTGTGTAAGGGGTGATGGTGATGCAGAAGCCCTGGCTTGCCCTGATGAAGGGCTCGCACTTAGGACAAGAGGGTTTGTAGGAGTTTGAAGAACCGTAGCCTGTGTGTTAAGTGATCTAGCTGGAAAAACTTTATTGTTATAAAACACTCTTGGTGGAACAGAATTGGGGGGTCCATTTAAGAATCTCCAAGCCTCGATTTTGACGGTTTCGGGTATGCTTACGTGCTGTATATTCTGTGGGACAGTCTGAGTGTTTGGTTGAATCCAGCTTGCTCTAGCTGCTTGTGAAGGTGGGGCGAATGCAGCTCTAGGAGGTCCTCTGTATTGGTTTGTTGAAGCTTGGGCAATTGATGCATCTGCACCATCAATAGCGTTGAAGTGGTCTGGATCTAATCGGTTTGGAATTCTGTGTCCAACCACTCTAGATGCTTTCAGTTGGTTTTGTCTACGTGACTCAAAATCAAAAAGGCTTGGGTCAAGTTCATCAGAGTCTAGAACCAGGTCTTGTAATGTTGGAGTTCCACCAATTGGTCTTGGACGTTCTCTTGTTCCAATAGCTCCACGAATCGCATTGACCcctcttgttaaaaaattgCCACTTGATGGTGCACTTAAACCAAACGGATTAGAACCAGACGACGCAGAGCTAGGGACTTCTCCTAGACCAGCGGCAGAAAATAGGTCAAAAGCTGATGATGATCCTCCACCACCACCACCATTTGTCCCCATGACCTCACCAATACGACCTAAGGCTCCAATTATACCTCCATCCATGTTGTtgacctaaaaaattaaaaatagttgacATAATGGTACGACTTTTAAAGATAATATAATTTGCATAGAGAAAATAGATTAATGAATGTAGACAgatgaaaacaaaaagcaatTGTTTAGTGGAAGAAAAAACGTATAACTGCGTAAGGATTTGGCCTTTTTTAGCTTTGTGACAAATACCTCCATCCATGTTGTTgacctaaaaattttaaatagttcacATAACGCtacaacttttaaaaataatttaatttgcaCAGAGAAAATAGGTTAATGAAGTTggacacataaaaaaagagcaGTTGTTTAGAGGAAGAAGAAACGTATAAATAATCGAGATATCACGAATCGAAATTAAGTATATACAGTTGTTTTGGAAGCCTGTTGTCCCCTCtccattcttttgtttttccaggTACCTAAATGTACCTAAAGAAGCAAAGAAAATGGAAGATAAAAATACTCATTTCATCaatttgttataattttcattttcagaaagcttagaatgtgaaaaaaacgaagaagaaaaaaaaagtactgaCACACAAAATTGGATATTAAGATTTTGAATTATCAGAGTGTGAAATGTATGCAGGGATGTTTgattaaacaaaatacaaactttAATGGATAATAAATCTGTAGAATATGTAATGTGCACAGCTTCCTACGTCTAACCAATATTAGAATCAGTGTTGGGTAGGTGCTTAAGTGTATGCACTTAAGTACAGTTCTAAGTACTTaaataaagacatttttgaAGAGTACTTTAAGTACATACTTAAATACATTTTTCGTGTACTTATCGGTACTTAAGTACCaagtacatttttttcttgaacTTCTCTAAAGTCGTCAAGAAATtagaataatttcaaaatttggggCCTATTATAAGTGAAGAAAAGGATTTTTATGTAGAATTGCGAAGCAGATATTTTTGAGGCGGTGAATTTGAATGTAAATCAATGCTGATATTTCCTGAAGAAGTCGCTGGCCTGCTGAATGTGTGAAAATCTAGTCCAAATACGAAATACAtcatacaattttttaaattggaaattgtAGCTGTCATCCTTATAGTTGGAATCGGGTAGGCTATTTTTTGTAGCATGTTCACCCTCGCTCGCATCAggcatttgggcttatattaaATGAAGAACAGGATTTTTATGTAGAACTGCGAAGCAGATATTTTTGAGGCGGTGAATTTGAATGTACATCAATGCTGATATTTCCTGAAGAAGTCTCTGGCCTGCTGAATGTGTGAAAATCTAGTCCAAATACGAAATACAtcatacaattttttaaattggaaattttagTTGTCATCCTTATAGTTAGAATCGGGtaggctattttttttagcatgctCACCCTCGCTCGCATCAGGCATTTGGGCTTATTATAAATGAAGAACAGGATCTTTATGTAGAATTGCGAAGCAGAAATTTTTGAGGCGGTGAATTTGAATGTAAATCAATGCTGATATTTCCTGAAGAAGTCGCTGGCCTGCTGAATGTGTGAAAATCTAGTCCAAATGCGAAATACCTCATACAATTTTTGAAACTGGAAATTGTAGTTGTCATCCTTATAGTTGAAATTGGGTAGGCCATTTTTCGTTGCGTGTCCACCCTCGCTCGCATCAGACATTTTTCAAAGAGGAAGCAGAAAAATAGTCTtctga from Artemia franciscana chromosome 5, ASM3288406v1, whole genome shotgun sequence harbors:
- the LOC136026869 gene encoding uncharacterized protein LOC136026869; translation: MCIMLKRLLFFLLFTLSSSEDSSLTEAGLEEGVELFLRELRRSGSLQRQFNVDGDVFESTDEFGDKRVKRNIDRKDLLISNNGQRKRTRRQGFGNSFSSLGLPGYTYNLINTIRLLSNGLGLGYLERVAAVVKEVDSFDCVPRAICEYTANQTYTRRRAVQHRDTDGDAENKTVAAPPLRPWYTRFAPRPENMPQYLTLLRALNLDQTNSFHLLRPAMYGIHKAERSDCLSQYNKCNGTYSEAFMDTVNNMDGGIIGALGRIGEVMGTNGGGGGGSSSAFDLFSAAGLGEVPSSASSGSNPFGLSAPSSGNFLTRGVNAIRGAIGTRERPRPIGGTPTLQDLVLDSDELDPSLFDFESRRQNQLKASRVVGHRIPNRLDPDHFNAIDGADASIAQASTNQYRGPPRAAFAPPSQAARASWIQPNTQTVPQNIQHVSIPETVKIEAWRFLNGPPNSVPPRVFYNNKVFPARSLNTQATVLQTPTNPLVLSASPSSGQARASASPSPLTQPTIPKMATTHLIPGTRPLSGKARALASPSPLLPPTNIQTATQPLIQGVRPMPGEARAPAPPIVSQQRARALSSAQPIVPQAHPISAIKPTANLQAPTGKVLFRD